The window TCTGCTGTTCCAAAACCCGCATACTGGCGCATGGTCCACAGCCGGCCCCTGTACATGGTGGGCTGAATTCCGCGGGTAAAGGGATACTCTCCCGGAAATCCCAAATCTTCTACGTAGTCCATTCCCTGCACATCTAATGGTGTATACAAGCGGTTTACTTCTAAATTGGAACCCGTGTGAAATCTTTCGT is drawn from Caldanaerovirga acetigignens and contains these coding sequences:
- a CDS encoding methylmalonyl-CoA mutase family protein, with protein sequence MFDKESLKRIEKEKVRWENSTVKKVIEKTPERYERFHTGSNLEVNRLYTPLDVQGMDYVEDLGFPGEYPFTRGIQPTMYRGRLWTMRQYAGFGTA